The Buchnera aphidicola (Takecallis arundicolens) genome has a window encoding:
- the yihA gene encoding ribosome biogenesis GTP-binding protein YihA/YsxC produces the protein MNINYNSASFLTSSINAKCIGVKTEGIEIALTGYSNSGKSTLVNCLTNNKKLSRFSRYPGRTNMINFFEVNSNLRLVDLPGYGYSTVYNNKKKNYNLIFNYIKNRVCLKGILLLIDIRRLLRTEDIKLLNYAQKKYINVVILLTKCDKVSFSYQKKQIDILQKKNNFICKNINIILFSSLQSIGVIRVLDIINQWFNEYIYL, from the coding sequence ATGAATATTAATTATAATAGTGCGAGTTTTTTAACAAGTTCTATTAATGCAAAATGTATTGGTGTAAAAACAGAAGGTATTGAAATTGCATTAACTGGTTATTCGAATTCTGGAAAGTCAACTTTAGTAAATTGTTTAACTAATAATAAAAAATTATCTCGATTTAGTAGGTATCCAGGTCGAACAAATATGATTAATTTTTTTGAGGTAAACTCTAATTTACGTTTAGTAGATTTGCCTGGTTATGGATATTCTACAGTATATAATAATAAAAAAAAGAATTATAATTTAATTTTTAATTATATTAAGAATAGAGTATGTTTAAAAGGAATTTTACTGTTAATTGATATTAGGAGGTTGTTAAGAACGGAAGATATTAAATTATTAAATTATGCTCAAAAAAAATATATTAATGTTGTTATTTTATTAACAAAATGTGATAAAGTGAGTTTTTCATATCAAAAAAAACAAATTGATATTTTACAAAAAAAAAATAATTTTATTTGTAAAAATATTAATATTATTTTATTTTCATCTTTGCAATCTATAGGAGTAATACGTGTATTAGATATCATCAATCAATGGTTCAATGAATATATATATTTATAA
- the ygfZ gene encoding tRNA-modifying protein YgfZ, translated as MISSYLSKFNNNINSFELLTGWSIIQVSGLDNKKYLQNHVTANILKLQFGTHILCGNCNHQGRINSILRLFHNKKDYFYIQRSSICNIQMQEFRKYTVFSQVHIKELHNYIFLGLVGQQSKSILLSYFPYVPNDLNTVVFFKDCIILYFCKPVIRFLLIIKKKKICHFNKILVENNIPNIKKYWLFCDMKFGIPIIEQPVFQKFFPQELSLDVLQGIDFYKGCYCGQEMISKIYFNNLNNKRLYCLIGYVNIPIGIYSNIETYCNGSWRKVGYTVFFLNIVKNIFLVQCVLNKKNIHNNLFRLMLDQTSSLSIFENNIN; from the coding sequence ATGATCTCATCATACTTAAGCAAATTTAATAACAATATTAATTCTTTTGAATTATTAACAGGGTGGTCTATAATTCAAGTATCTGGTTTAGATAATAAAAAATATTTACAAAATCATGTTACTGCTAATATATTAAAATTACAATTTGGAACACATATTTTATGTGGAAATTGTAATCATCAAGGTAGAATTAACAGTATATTACGTTTATTTCATAATAAGAAAGATTATTTCTATATTCAAAGAAGTAGCATTTGTAATATACAAATGCAGGAGTTTAGGAAATATACAGTATTTTCACAAGTACATATTAAAGAATTACATAATTATATATTTTTAGGTTTAGTTGGTCAACAGTCGAAATCAATTTTATTATCTTATTTTCCATATGTACCTAATGATTTGAATACGGTTGTATTTTTTAAAGATTGTATAATATTATATTTTTGTAAACCTGTTATTCGGTTTTTACTAATTATAAAAAAAAAAAAAATATGTCATTTCAATAAAATATTAGTTGAAAATAATATACCCAATATAAAAAAATATTGGTTATTTTGTGATATGAAATTTGGTATACCAATTATTGAACAACCTGTATTTCAAAAATTTTTTCCTCAAGAATTAAGTTTAGATGTTTTACAAGGTATTGATTTTTATAAAGGTTGTTATTGTGGTCAAGAAATGATTTCAAAAATATATTTTAATAATTTAAATAATAAAAGATTATATTGTTTAATTGGTTATGTCAATATTCCAATAGGTATTTATTCGAATATTGAAACATATTGTAATGGTTCTTGGAGAAAAGTTGGTTATACTGTATTTTTTTTAAATATAGTAAAAAATATATTTTTAGTACAATGTGTGCTTAATAAAAAAAATATTCATAATAATTTATTTCGTCTGATGTTAGATCAAACTAGTTCATTGTCTATTTTTGAAAATAATATTAATTAA
- the glnS gene encoding glutamine--tRNA ligase: MQNLKNKNTSFIHKIIENFFKKNKKKTLHTRFPPDPNGYLHIGHAKSLCINFGLAQQYHGKCNLRFDDTNPNIQHNKYITKIKKDILWLGFKWNKKTKYSSTYFNKIYKYAIELIKKNLAYVDKLKKHEIRSYRGTLTKPGTNSPYRNQTIEENLLLFKNMMLGNFSEGTVCLRAKINMQSPCIIMRDPILYRIKFVKHNKTKKKWCIYPTYDFAHCISDAIENITHSLCTLEFQDNQKLYNWILKNITIINHPKQYEYSRLNLEYCTLSKRKIKILITNNIIKKWDDPRLPTIAGLRKRGYTASSIRNFCHKLGITKQNNLIQMSSLESCIRKELNITTYRTMSILEPIKIVICNMYHKFQEKINVLNHPKNSQLGTQNIIFSNILYIEKTDFQEKPKKKYYRLTLGKTIKLKYSYILTAHSIKKNHNNKITKIFCTFHKVQNNKKYSIIHWISIQDTIPAEFRIYNYLFTTKTPSTKKNLLSHINPESKIKKFGFINKNIIKNLEIYRYQFERIGYFITDKKTYNKKKIIFHQIVTLKENWNK; encoded by the coding sequence ATGCAAAACTTAAAAAACAAAAATACTAGTTTTATACATAAAATAATTGAAAACTTTTTTAAAAAAAATAAAAAAAAAACTTTACACACAAGATTCCCTCCAGATCCAAATGGTTATTTGCATATCGGACATGCAAAATCGTTATGTATAAATTTTGGTCTCGCACAACAATATCATGGAAAATGTAATTTAAGGTTTGATGATACTAATCCTAATATTCAACATAATAAATATATTACAAAAATCAAAAAAGATATACTATGGTTAGGTTTTAAATGGAATAAAAAAACTAAATATTCTTCAACATATTTTAATAAAATATATAAATATGCTATAGAACTGATTAAAAAAAATTTAGCTTACGTAGATAAATTAAAAAAACATGAAATCCGTAGTTATCGAGGAACCTTGACTAAACCCGGTACAAATAGTCCATATAGAAATCAAACAATTGAAGAAAATTTATTATTATTTAAAAATATGATGTTAGGAAATTTTTCAGAAGGAACAGTATGTCTTCGAGCTAAAATTAATATGCAATCTCCCTGTATTATAATGCGAGATCCAATTTTATATAGAATTAAATTTGTTAAACATAATAAAACTAAAAAAAAATGGTGTATTTATCCTACATACGATTTTGCACATTGTATCTCTGATGCTATAGAAAATATTACACATTCCTTATGTACACTTGAATTTCAAGATAACCAAAAATTATACAACTGGATATTAAAAAATATTACTATTATAAACCATCCTAAACAATATGAATATTCAAGATTAAATTTAGAATATTGTACACTTTCAAAAAGAAAAATAAAAATATTAATTACAAATAATATTATTAAAAAATGGGATGATCCCAGATTACCAACAATTGCAGGTCTACGAAAAAGAGGATATACAGCCTCATCAATACGAAATTTTTGTCATAAATTAGGTATTACTAAACAAAATAATTTAATCCAAATGTCGTCATTAGAATCATGTATTAGAAAAGAATTGAATATCACTACTTACCGAACCATGTCAATCTTAGAACCGATAAAAATTGTTATATGTAACATGTATCATAAATTTCAAGAAAAAATAAATGTTTTAAATCATCCAAAAAATTCTCAATTGGGAACACAAAATATTATATTTTCAAATATATTATATATTGAAAAAACAGACTTTCAAGAAAAACCTAAAAAAAAATACTATAGATTAACTTTAGGAAAAACAATAAAATTAAAATATTCTTATATATTGACAGCACACTCCATTAAAAAAAACCATAATAACAAAATTACTAAAATATTTTGTACATTTCATAAAGTACAAAACAATAAAAAATATTCTATAATTCATTGGATATCAATACAAGATACAATACCAGCTGAATTTCGCATTTATAATTATCTATTTACAACTAAAACACCAAGTACAAAAAAAAACTTATTATCTCATATTAACCCTGAATCTAAAATAAAAAAATTTGGTTTTATTAACAAAAACATAATAAAAAATTTAGAAATATATAGATATCAATTCGAGAGAATTGGATATTTTATTACAGATAAAAAAACGTATAATAAAAAAAAAATAATATTTCATCAAATAGTTACATTAAAAGAAAATTGGAATAAATAA
- the typA gene encoding translational GTPase TypA: MIKKLRNIAIIAHIDHGKTTLLDKLLEQSGSLKNYKEQYSRIMDSNVLEKERGITIFSKNTAIQWKNYRINIIDTPGHSDFGGEVERVLSMVDSVLLIVDAVDGPMPQTRFVTKKAFEYNINPIIVINKIDRENARTEWVIEKIFDLFVNLNATDKQLDFPIIYTSAILGKSGKKLNNIQNNMSELFKAIIKYTPIPKVELEGSLQIQISQLNYDNYLGIIGIGRIQRGEIIINQKVAIIDRNGNIRYGKIGKILKYLGLQQIEIKNATAGEIIAITGLHELKISDTICDIKNIQPLPPVNIEPPTVNILFSVNTSPFCGKEGKYLTSNQIGNRLKKEKMHDVALCVQDTLHPNTFSVSGRGELHLSILIENMRREGFEFELSRPKVIFKTKNNIQMEPFENVIIDIEERHQGIIMETMGQKKAKMIDLTSSADGRLQLEYITSSRSLIGFRNQFMNMTSGTGIFYSSFLNYDTIQSGHIHQRKNGVLISNATGLSTGFALFNLQDRGQLFIGHAIRVYTGQIIGIHNRSNDLTVNCLTGKKLTNMRASGTDEAITLTPITKITLEKALGFINDDELIEVTPISIRIRKKYLNENDRKVAHRKSNKKSI, from the coding sequence ATGATTAAAAAACTTCGAAACATCGCAATAATTGCACATATTGATCACGGAAAAACAACTTTACTAGATAAATTATTAGAACAATCAGGATCATTAAAAAATTACAAAGAGCAATATAGCAGAATTATGGATTCAAATGTATTAGAAAAAGAACGTGGTATAACAATATTTTCTAAAAATACAGCAATCCAATGGAAAAATTACCGAATTAACATTATTGACACTCCAGGACATTCAGATTTTGGAGGCGAAGTAGAACGTGTACTATCTATGGTAGATTCTGTTTTATTAATTGTTGATGCTGTTGATGGTCCAATGCCACAGACACGTTTTGTCACAAAAAAAGCATTTGAATATAATATCAATCCAATAATTGTAATTAACAAAATTGACAGGGAAAATGCTCGAACTGAATGGGTAATAGAAAAAATTTTTGACTTATTCGTCAACCTAAATGCAACAGATAAACAGTTAGATTTTCCAATTATTTATACTTCAGCAATATTAGGAAAATCAGGAAAAAAATTAAATAATATCCAAAATAATATGTCTGAATTATTTAAAGCAATTATTAAATATACTCCTATACCAAAAGTTGAATTAGAAGGAAGTTTACAAATTCAAATTTCCCAATTAAATTATGATAATTATTTAGGTATTATAGGTATTGGTAGAATACAAAGAGGAGAAATTATAATTAACCAAAAAGTCGCAATTATTGATCGCAATGGAAATATTAGATATGGTAAAATTGGTAAAATTTTAAAATACTTAGGTTTACAACAAATTGAAATAAAAAATGCGACAGCTGGAGAAATTATTGCAATTACCGGATTACACGAATTAAAAATTTCTGATACTATTTGCGATATTAAAAATATCCAACCATTACCTCCAGTAAATATAGAACCACCAACAGTAAATATATTATTTTCAGTAAATACATCTCCATTTTGTGGAAAAGAAGGTAAATATCTCACATCAAATCAAATTGGTAATCGTCTGAAAAAAGAAAAAATGCATGATGTTGCATTATGTGTACAAGATACTTTACATCCTAATACTTTTTCTGTATCTGGAAGAGGAGAATTACACTTATCAATATTAATCGAAAATATGAGAAGAGAAGGATTTGAATTCGAGTTATCACGTCCAAAAGTTATTTTTAAAACAAAAAATAACATACAAATGGAACCATTTGAAAATGTAATAATAGATATTGAAGAACGTCACCAAGGTATAATCATGGAAACTATGGGCCAAAAAAAAGCAAAAATGATTGATCTAACATCTAGTGCTGATGGTAGATTACAATTAGAATATATTACATCTAGTCGTTCATTAATTGGATTTCGTAATCAATTTATGAACATGACATCAGGAACAGGAATATTTTATTCATCATTTCTCAATTATGATACAATTCAATCAGGACATATACATCAAAGAAAAAATGGTGTTTTAATTTCTAATGCTACAGGGTTAAGTACGGGATTTGCATTATTCAATTTACAAGATAGAGGACAATTATTTATTGGACATGCTATCAGGGTTTATACAGGACAAATTATCGGAATACATAACCGTTCCAATGATTTAACAGTAAACTGTTTAACAGGTAAAAAGTTAACCAATATGAGAGCATCAGGTACTGATGAAGCTATTACCTTAACTCCAATTACCAAAATAACATTAGAAAAAGCATTAGGATTTATTAATGATGATGAATTAATTGAAGTAACACCAATATCTATACGTATACGAAAAAAATATCTTAATGAAAATGATAGAAAAGTAGCACACCGTAAATCGAATAAAAAATCTATTTAA
- the eno gene encoding phosphopyruvate hydratase: MSKIKKIFSREIIDSRGNPTIETEVHLTDNSIGIFSCPSGASTGSDEALELRDHDMTRFLGKGVSKAVNIVNTLIFNVLQGKNAYDQKNIDQIMLQLDGTKNKKNIGANSILSVSMATAKAAAQSKNIPFYQYISELNNTPNCFSMPLPMINILNGGSHSNNNLDIQEFMIQPVTATSIKEAVRMGCEIFHSLGQIIKKNNMNTSVGDEGGYAPNLKNNESAIHLIQEAVQNAKYIFGKDVTLAIDCAASELYNPNTKKYHLKAENKEFTSKEFSHFLKELTLKYPITSIEDGQSELDWTGFAYQTDLLGKKIQIVGDDLFVTNTTKLKKGITKNIANAILIKLNQIGTLSETLDTIKMAKKYNYATIISHRSGETEDCTIADLAVGTQSGQIKTGSMSRSERLSKYNQLIRIEEKLGNTISPFYGIQELKRYKK, from the coding sequence ATGTCTAAAATAAAAAAAATTTTTTCTAGAGAAATTATTGACTCTAGAGGAAACCCAACCATTGAAACAGAAGTGCATTTAACAGACAATTCTATTGGTATATTTTCATGTCCTTCTGGAGCTTCTACTGGTTCCGATGAAGCACTAGAATTACGAGATCATGACATGACAAGATTTTTAGGAAAAGGCGTTTCCAAAGCTGTAAATATAGTAAATACATTAATATTTAATGTTTTACAAGGTAAAAATGCATATGATCAAAAAAATATTGATCAAATCATGTTACAATTAGATGGTACAAAAAATAAAAAAAACATAGGAGCTAATTCTATTTTATCTGTTTCTATGGCTACAGCAAAAGCAGCAGCACAATCTAAAAATATACCTTTTTATCAATATATATCAGAATTAAATAATACTCCTAATTGTTTTTCTATGCCACTACCTATGATAAACATCTTAAACGGAGGTAGTCATTCTAACAATAATCTTGATATACAAGAATTTATGATACAACCTGTTACAGCAACTTCTATTAAAGAAGCAGTTAGAATGGGTTGTGAAATTTTTCATAGCTTAGGACAAATAATTAAAAAAAATAATATGAATACATCTGTTGGTGATGAAGGAGGATATGCACCTAATTTAAAAAATAACGAATCTGCTATTCATTTAATTCAAGAAGCAGTACAAAACGCAAAATATATATTTGGAAAAGACGTAACATTAGCTATAGATTGTGCTGCTTCTGAATTATATAATCCTAATACTAAAAAATATCATTTAAAAGCTGAAAATAAAGAATTTACTTCAAAAGAATTTAGTCATTTTCTTAAAGAATTAACATTAAAATACCCAATTACATCTATTGAAGATGGCCAAAGTGAATTAGACTGGACAGGTTTTGCATATCAAACAGATTTATTAGGAAAAAAAATTCAAATTGTCGGTGATGACTTATTTGTTACAAATACCACAAAATTAAAAAAAGGCATTACAAAAAACATAGCAAATGCTATTCTAATTAAATTAAATCAAATTGGTACGTTATCAGAAACGTTAGATACTATTAAAATGGCTAAAAAATACAATTATGCTACAATCATATCGCATCGATCTGGAGAAACTGAAGATTGTACTATTGCTGATTTAGCCGTAGGTACACAATCAGGACAAATTAAAACCGGATCTATGAGTCGCTCTGAACGTTTATCAAAATATAATCAATTAATACGAATTGAAGAAAAATTAGGTAATACAATCTCACCATTTTATGGAATTCAAGAGTTAAAACGGTATAAAAAATAA
- a CDS encoding 5'-3' exonuclease H3TH domain-containing protein has protein sequence MYKKKIVILIDGHSYLYRIYYSKIKKIHAHLICTQVIYSFLYTLKNILKYYKPEKLIIIFDSKKKNFRNKLFQQYKNNRPNMPNLLKLILFKIQNILINIGIPILIIPTVEADDVIGTLSKISEKKGKFVLIITCDKDLSQLINNNIYVLNHINNSILNVETIKKKYGIVPKLIIDFLSLTGDTVDNIPGVVGIGKKTASILIKNIGNIKKIYNNLNKINTLIIKGKKNIIYKLQNGKKMAFLSYQLAKIKIDVNLNKTYESLNFCSLYSPCTFNNLYYIKIIYDIKNTIINII, from the coding sequence ATGTATAAAAAAAAAATTGTTATTTTAATAGATGGGCATTCTTATCTATATAGGATATATTATTCAAAAATTAAAAAAATACATGCACATTTAATTTGTACACAAGTTATATATAGTTTTTTATATACATTAAAAAATATACTAAAATACTACAAACCAGAAAAATTAATTATTATATTTGATAGTAAAAAAAAAAATTTTAGAAATAAATTATTTCAGCAATATAAAAATAATCGACCAAATATGCCTAATTTATTAAAATTAATTTTATTTAAAATACAAAATATACTAATAAATATAGGCATACCAATATTAATTATACCTACAGTTGAAGCAGACGATGTAATAGGAACGTTATCGAAAATATCAGAAAAAAAAGGAAAATTTGTATTAATTATTACATGTGATAAAGATTTATCGCAATTAATTAATAATAATATTTATGTATTAAATCATATTAATAATTCTATTTTAAATGTCGAAACAATAAAAAAAAAATATGGTATTGTTCCAAAATTAATTATTGATTTCTTATCCTTAACTGGAGATACAGTAGATAATATTCCAGGAGTTGTGGGAATTGGAAAAAAAACAGCTTCCATTTTAATAAAAAATATTGGAAATATTAAAAAAATATATAATAATTTAAATAAAATTAATACATTAATTATAAAAGGGAAAAAAAATATTATTTATAAACTACAAAATGGAAAAAAGATGGCTTTTTTATCATATCAACTTGCAAAAATTAAAATTGATGTGAATTTAAATAAAACATATGAATCATTAAATTTTTGTTCATTATATAGTCCTTGTACATTTAATAATTTGTATTATATTAAAATCATATATGATATTAAAAATACAATCATCAATATCATTTAA